The following DNA comes from Mycobacterium sp. MS1601.
CGCGTCAGTTCCGCGGCCCTGGCGTGGAATGCGGCCGCGACGGCGGCGCCTCCGCGGACCCGTGCAGGCGCCGCCGCGAGCGCCAATTCCGCCGCGAGTTGCTCGTCAGGGCCGGATGCCGCCTGCGCGCGATGCCATGCGTAGTCCTGTTCGCTCACCCCCGCTACTGCTGCTGAGGACAACGCGGCATGGGCGCGTCGTCGTTCCGAGGCGAGGGCGAAGCGATAGAGGGCTGATCGGACGAGAGGATGGCGAAAGCGAATGCCGTTGTCGAGCCGAATCAACTCAGCTGCCTCGGCGGGTTCGGCCGCGGTGGCGTCGATGCCGAGGCGGAGGGCGGCTGCCCATATCCAATCCGGGTTTCCGGCGGGTTCGGCTGCCGCGATCAACAGCAGTGTTCTTGTCGGCACCGGAAGTTGTTGTAGGCGTTGGTGAAAGCTCATCTCGATACCGGTCGCCCGGGTGGTGGAGTTACCGACGCCGTGGGAGGTGGCCAACTCGGTGAAATGCAGTGACTTCTGAAGTTCGAGAAGTGCCAGGGGATTTCCCCGCGCCTCGGACAGCAGGGTCTCTCGCGTGTATTCGTCGACCAACCACGGCACGGCGGCGTGCAGGAGAGCTTCGGAGTGCGGCCGATCGAGCCCGTGCAACTCCAGCTCGGGCAGGTTCCCCAGGGTGCGTTCGGCACCGTGGTCTCTCATCCCGAACACAACGGCGACATGCTCGGCCAACAGTCGGCGCGCCGCGATCGCGAAGGCCTGCAACGACGGGGCGTCGACCCACTGGGCGTCGTCGACGACGACGAGGGTCGGGCGGCGGCGGCCGGCCTCGGCGAGCAGACTCAGCGTCGCCAACCCGATCAGTAGGGGGTCGGGGGTGGCACCGGCAGGTGTGTCGAGGAGTCCGACGGCGGCCTGCATCGCCCGTCGTTGCGGTGAAGGGAGTTTGAACAGGGAACCGTGCAGCGCTGAGCAGAGCTGCTCCAAACCCGACCAGGTGAGGTCCAGTTCCGACTCCGCGCCGGTGATACGCACGACCTCGAAGTCGGACGCCCTCTCCGACACATCGTTGAGCAGCGTAGTTTTGCCGATACCAGGCTCGCCTCGTACCACCAGAACCCCGCTTCGGCCCGTGCGCGCGCCGTCGAGCAGGTCGATCAGCGTCTGCTGCTCACGATGTCTGCCGAGGAGCGCCTTTGGCCCGGCGTCGCTGGTCACGGGGCATATCGTCGCATGTCCAATCCCATGTGGCGAAGGATGTGAATGTGTCAGTCCGCCGGCATTATCAGGGGCTTGTCCTTGCGTAGAGCGTCGATCGTGGAGCGGCTCAAGTTCAGGGTGGCGCCGACGACGTCGGGCGGTGTCAGCCCGAGCCACTGGTTCGCCGAGACATCGGCGAAGTGGTCGCTGCGGAACAGTTCGAGCATCTGGACGGGTTCGTCGCCGACGTTCTCGAAGTAGTGGCCCATGGCGCTGGGAACGTATCCGACGTCACCGCCGTAAAAGTCAAACGTGCGGGCCTTACCGCTCGATCCGAAGACGGTCATTCGGGCATGCCCTGACACCCAGTACTGCCACTCGTCGTTGTCGGGGTGCCAGTGCATTTCGCGCACGGCGCCAGGTGCGAGTTCCACCCAGGCGGCAGCGATGGTCGAGGCGGCGGGGAAGTTGTTGCTGTCGGCGATGCGCACGCTTCCGCCGGGCACTTCGATGGGGTCTTGGGCCAAGAGTCGATGGCTCATCGGCTCGGCGGTCCCGTGGGGCGACTGCACAGCCGCGATGTCGTCTACCAGAGCCCCCGGCACGTCGCCGGGAAAGATGTAACGGGTGTGGTCGATGTCGCCGGCCTTGGGTATGTCGTCGAACGCCGACTCGGGCACCGCGAAGTTCTTGGCAAGTACGTGCTTCGGGGTGTGCGCGAACCAGTCGGTCACGAGGAAGGTTTCGTTCTCGGAGAAGTTGCCGTCGTCGAACACCAGCAGGAACTCGCAATCCTCGAGCGCCTGGATCGAGTGCGGGAATCCGGCGCGGAAGTTCCACAGATCTCCGCGGCCGATGTCGTCGATGAAGTTGCGACCCTGCGGATCGATGGCGGCGATACGCGCGCTGCCGGCGAGCATGAACGCCCACTCCGCCTCGCGGTGCCAGTGCAGTTCGCGGTAGGCACCCGCTCTCAACCGCATGTTGACGCCGGCCAGCGTGGTTGCGACCGGGAGTTCGCGCACCGTGGTTTCCCGCGCCCAACCTCCACTCAACAACCGATTGTGAGACGCGGCGAACGACCACTTGAGGTTCGGAAGGCTACCGGCATCGGTGTCCGGAGAGCCGGGGTTCTGGGCTCCGATCGCCACGTTGTCGGGTCCCAACACGGTGGCGCCTTCGTCGCCGCGAATGGTTGGCACCGGGTTGTCCTCCAGTGTCGTCATGGTGTTCCTCCGGATCCGTTGGTTGACGACGCTGCACCCGCCGACCTGACGTCCTGTAGTGCCGGTGGCGTCGCGCCGAGCCACCACTGCGGATCGGCGGATCCCTCGGTCGCCGCGCCGTCGGCGCGCATGAAATGACGTTCGTCGCGGCCGGGCTGGTCGAACTCGCCGTCGAGTGCCCGCAGAACCCAATCGGCGCCGAATGCGAAGACCTCGGCCGCCACCCCGCCGAGCGGGTGGAACTGCCCCTCGTACACCCGCATCTCCTTCGGGGCGGTGATGCGTTCGTAGGTCGCGATCGCGTTCTCCACCGGTGTCAGCTCGTCGAACTCGCCGATGCCAAGCAGGACGGGTTTGGTGATGCGGGTAACCAAGTCGCTCAACGGCATCCGCCTCTTGAGCTCCTCGTCGAAGGCATGTTCGTCGGTGTACCCCGCCATGTACATGTAGTTGTTCTTGAAACTGGGCTGGGCAGCCTCGAAGATGGTTTCGAAATCACCGGAGACAGCCTCGAAGGTCGCGGCGGCCCGTAGCTGGGTATCGGGTGAGGCCATCGCCCGCAGCGCCCAGTAACCGCTCATGCTGATGCCGAACATCCCGATGCGCGTTTCGTCGACCTCCGGCAGGCCGGCCAAGTAGGTTGCGTATCTCTCAATGGCCCGCTCGTAGTTGTCCAGGCCGACGGTCAGGCCCAACGACCGTGTCTGTCCCTGGCCCGGGCCTTCGATCGACAACGCCACGATTCCGCGGTTGGTGTAGAAGCGCTCCGCGGCGAGGATGTAGTCCTCCTTGATCATGTCCATCCCCGGGCCGAGGATGACCGCGGGCGCGTGGCGAACCGTCGCCGCGGGCAGGTGCAGAAGCCCGAACAGCGTCTTGCCGTCGAAGTCGAGTTCGACACGCCGCACCCGGTTGTCGCGCAGCTCGGCCAGTCGGGCGACGCAATGGTCGCAACGTTGGCGCAGAGCGGTTTTCCTGGCGTCGCCGCTGTCGAAGATCGAGTACTGCGCCCGTCCGTACATGACCGCCGCGCGCAGATAGAGGTCCGAAGCCGTGCGCCGGAAGCCGTGGGTCTC
Coding sequences within:
- a CDS encoding cupin domain-containing protein; its protein translation is MTTLEDNPVPTIRGDEGATVLGPDNVAIGAQNPGSPDTDAGSLPNLKWSFAASHNRLLSGGWARETTVRELPVATTLAGVNMRLRAGAYRELHWHREAEWAFMLAGSARIAAIDPQGRNFIDDIGRGDLWNFRAGFPHSIQALEDCEFLLVFDDGNFSENETFLVTDWFAHTPKHVLAKNFAVPESAFDDIPKAGDIDHTRYIFPGDVPGALVDDIAAVQSPHGTAEPMSHRLLAQDPIEVPGGSVRIADSNNFPAASTIAAAWVELAPGAVREMHWHPDNDEWQYWVSGHARMTVFGSSGKARTFDFYGGDVGYVPSAMGHYFENVGDEPVQMLELFRSDHFADVSANQWLGLTPPDVVGATLNLSRSTIDALRKDKPLIMPAD
- a CDS encoding alpha/beta hydrolase; translation: MTTRSEQQSWSLDIALAQGGFNALHPGAKGTLELLGHDHTDFDKVFALVQSGAMLPKAWAQIAGQAQARAHHHETHGFRRTASDLYLRAAVMYGRAQYSIFDSGDARKTALRQRCDHCVARLAELRDNRVRRVELDFDGKTLFGLLHLPAATVRHAPAVILGPGMDMIKEDYILAAERFYTNRGIVALSIEGPGQGQTRSLGLTVGLDNYERAIERYATYLAGLPEVDETRIGMFGISMSGYWALRAMASPDTQLRAAATFEAVSGDFETIFEAAQPSFKNNYMYMAGYTDEHAFDEELKRRMPLSDLVTRITKPVLLGIGEFDELTPVENAIATYERITAPKEMRVYEGQFHPLGGVAAEVFAFGADWVLRALDGEFDQPGRDERHFMRADGAATEGSADPQWWLGATPPALQDVRSAGAASSTNGSGGTP